TTTGGCAGAGCAGATTGAAAGTATTCAAGCTCAAACTTATAGGGACTGGCAGCTTTTGATTCGAGATGACGGCTCTAGTGATGGGACACGAGCGATTATTGAGGATTTTTGCCGTCAAGATAGCCGGATTTTCTTTATCAATCCAGAAGAAGCTCAAAATTTGGGTGTCATTAAGAGCTTTCATAGCTTGCTTAAGTATCAGGATTCGGATGTTTACTTTTTTAGCGATCAGGATGATGTCTGGTTGCCAGATAAGTTGGCGCTTCAGTTAGCAGCAGCAGAGAAATACGATGCTTCCGTACCTTTGTTGGTTTATATGGATTTAAAAGTAGTGGATCAGGACCTAAATGTTGTTCACGAAAGTATGATTCGGACGCAGTCTGACCATGCCAATACAGAATTGATTCAAGAATTGACGGAAAATACGGTGACAGGTGGCGTTTCGATGATTAACCGCGCTCTGGCTGATTTGTGGACAGGGCAGGAGGAGCATGAACTGCTTATGCACGATTGGTATCTGGGCTTATTGGCTTCGGCTTTCGGACAGCTCGTTTATCTGGATCAGCCAGGTGAACTCTACCGCCAACATTCGAATAATTTGTTAGGAGCCCGAACCTTACGCAAGCGAATGAAGAACTGGATTCATCCTAGCCGTCTATTTGCTAAATATTGGAAATTGATAAAAGACAGTCAGACTCAGGCCCGCAACCTTCTCATCCAGCCTCT
This genomic window from Streptococcus cristatus AS 1.3089 contains:
- a CDS encoding glycosyltransferase family 2 protein — its product is MKVTILLSTYNGEKFLAEQIESIQAQTYRDWQLLIRDDGSSDGTRAIIEDFCRQDSRIFFINPEEAQNLGVIKSFHSLLKYQDSDVYFFSDQDDVWLPDKLALQLAAAEKYDASVPLLVYMDLKVVDQDLNVVHESMIRTQSDHANTELIQELTENTVTGGVSMINRALADLWTGQEEHELLMHDWYLGLLASAFGQLVYLDQPGELYRQHSNNLLGARTLRKRMKNWIHPSRLFAKYWKLIKDSQTQARNLLIQPLTTENREIIENFVTIMEAPFAERLRRIRKYGYRKNRAFHTLVFTTLILTKFAYKE